GGGCCGCGGGATCCCCGTGGGCCTCCAGCAGCAGGCGTTCCCAAAGCAGGAACCGGCCCCGGCGGTTGGATGTTCCGGGGTGAAAGCCATGGTCCTGGGCGCAGGCCATAATCTGCGCGGGCCGCTCCAGGCCGGTATGGTCCAGCAATCCATTCCAGAATTCCGGCACAAAGTCCGCCAGCAGCAACGGCGTGTATCCCTCCGGGCATTTTTCTGCCTGCCTAATGCCCATGGCGCGAACCCGGTCCAGGTCGTCGCCAATGGAATAGGCGGCGGATTCCGTGGCCGCAACAGGGCCGCCCGCGTTCAAATGGGCCTGGAGTGCACGGAAAAAACCGCCACCCATATTCTGACCGTGTAGCCAGAGGGGGCGGCCTGCCAGGGACTGGATGCGTTGGGCCACCATGCGGGCCGGTGAAGGGAGCACGAATTTGGGGCAGTTTTCCGGCTCCAGATTCGGGAAATGATACAAAACATCCTGGGTTCCGGAACCGATGTCGAGAATGAGCGTGGGACCAGGCATGAACGAGCCTCCGGGGTTGCGCGTGAACAGACCGTGGGATGCGTCGGGCTACCGGGCCAGGGTATCACGGTCCAGGAGCGGGAACAATCCGGAATGATGCGGAATCGGTTGGTATGCCGGAG
The DNA window shown above is from Paucidesulfovibrio gracilis DSM 16080 and carries:
- a CDS encoding DUF1786 domain-containing protein; this encodes MPGPTLILDIGSGTQDVLYHFPNLEPENCPKFVLPSPARMVAQRIQSLAGRPLWLHGQNMGGGFFRALQAHLNAGGPVAATESAAYSIGDDLDRVRAMGIRQAEKCPEGYTPLLLADFVPEFWNGLLDHTGLERPAQIMACAQDHGFHPGTSNRRGRFLLWERLLLEAHGDPAALLFSEVPREMTRLADLQDAIGGGLVSDTGAAAVLGALHEPEIAAQSHERGITVVNLGNSHLIAFLVYRERIHGVYEHHTGLVDASKLLEHLALFRTGRLTMDTVFDDRGHGCLTLDLPAAARGFTPTYVLGPQRALLKDADVTFPAPGGDMMLAGCFGMLKGRTLAEAAPQRHL